The region GCGCAGCAATTCAACGGCTTCACGCTTGTCCCATACGTGGTTTCCCGAAGTGATCAGGTCCACGCCGGCCTGGAACAACTCTACGGCTGTTTTGGGAATGATACCTAAGCCTCCGGCACTGTTTTCGCCGTTGGCAATCACAAAATCAGGGCGAATGCGATAACGCACTTTGGGCAGCACATCAGCCAGGAATCTCCTGGCCCCGCGTCCCACCACATCCCCGATAAACACCACGCGCAGGTCTGGGGATTCGCTACTTGTATTTTTCCTATTTGGCATATTCAACTGCTCGGACTTCTCGTATCACCGTGACCTTGATCTGGCCGGGGTATTCCAATTCCTCCTGGATGCGTTTGGCAATATCTTTGGACACGAAAAACACCTTGTTATCGTTCATTTCATTGGAATCCACGATAACCCGGACTTCCCGGCCGGCCCGCAGCGCGTAGGCTTTTTCCACACCCTCAAAACCGGCGCACACTTCCTCCAGTTTTTCCAGGCGCTTGATATAGGTTTCAAAGATCTCTCTCCTGGCGCCTGGCCGGGCTGCGGACATGGTATCCGCCGCCTGGATCAACACACCCTCAACCGCGGTAAAATCCACGTCCATGTGGTGAGAAGCAATGGCCTCCTGCACCTGTTTGGACTCGCCGAACTTGCGGGCCAGGTCGACCGACAACTGGGTATGGGTGCCTTCAGTTTCGCGGTCAATGGATTTGCCCACATCGTGCAGCAGTCCGGCGCGGCGGGCGACGTTTACATTCGCCCCCAGTTCCCGTGCCATAAACGCCGCGATCAGGGCCACCTCTTGGGAATGCTGCAGGGCATTCTGGCCATATGAAGTACGGAACTTCAGTTTCCCCAGGTAGTAGTACAACTCCGGGTTTATGTCCTTGATTCCCAATTCCACGACGGTCTGCTCGCCGACTTCGCGGAGAAAGTCATCGAATCCCGTTTCGATCTTTTCCACGATCTCTTCCACGCGCGCGGGATGAATCCTGCCGTCCTGGATCAGTGTTTCCAAAGCCCGCTTGGCAATTTCGCGACGAATGGGGTCGAAAGAAGAAACGATAATCGCTTCCGGGGTATCATCTACAATGAAGTCAACACCGGTCGCGTTTTCCAGGGCGCGGATATTGCGCCCTTCCCTACCGATAATCCGCCCTTTCATCTCGTCATTGGGAAGATCGATTACCGCTACGGACGAAGAAACCACGTGCTCGGAAGCCAGCCGCTGGATGGCCGTGCCGATAATGTCCTTGGCCATGACCTGGCTTTTTTCTTTTAAATCCTCTTCAATGGCCCGCAATCGCTGAGCGGATTCCATGCGGGCTTCGCTTTCGTATTGGCTGACGATCAACTCTTTGGCTTCCTGAACGGTCAAGCCGGAAATAGTTTCCAACTTTTTGCGCTGTTCTTCAAGCGTGTTTTCCAATTCGCGGCGCGCCAGGTCCAGTTGTTGCCCACGCTCCCCCAGTTGGACTTCAACTTTTTTCAGGTCTTTTTCCTTGTTTTCCAGGTTGATGTAGCGATGGTCCAGATTCTCTTCCTTCTGTACCAGGCGACGCTCCGTTTCATTGATTTTGTTTATTTTCTGGCTCTGTTTGCGATTGTATTCGTTTTTCCAGTTGATAAACTCTTCTTTCAGTTCAAGATTGGTTTTCGTGCGCTGGGCGGCCAACTCCTGGTCAGCCTGACGTTTCCATTCCTGTTGCTGCTGCTCAAGCCTCCGGTATTGTCCGGAAAACAGCTTCTTGCGCAACAGGAAAACCACTACAGCGGTCAAAGCGATTCCGCCCAGGAACGGAACCATATATGTAAGTATCGACATGTCTCCTCCTTAAACAGGACATGCTACTTCGACAGCGGATTTTGCAGGGAATTTGATTTTTCATGGGCGCGTCCGCAATCGGCATCCATATTATCCAATGTCGCAATCACCTTGTCGATCCTGCGCAAAACAGCACGAAGATCATCGTTTTCACGGCGCAGGGAAAACAACTCGGCCGCAATGTTGATCGAGGTCAACAATCCCAACCGGAACGAATCCATATCGATGGACCGGCCCCGGACGGCGCGTATCTTATCTTCCACGTAAGCAATGATTTCCATAAAGGTGCGGGGGTGGATTTCTGTAGGTAAATCAAAACGGAAATTCCGCCCCAAAATCTTTACATCAATCGTTCTTACCATTATCGTCTTCCAGAGAATCAACCAATGCCAACAGGCTGTTGACTTTGCGTCTGATCTCCTCCCTTTCCTTGTTGATCTGGGTTTTGGCCTGCTCGATCTCAGCCAGCGAATTTTGCAAGCGCCGGTTGTCTTCGCGCAGGCGTTTTATTTCTTCCACCAATGCCATTACCCGCTTTTCCAGGCGGGAAAAATCATTCTCCGGCATGGTTTCCCTCCTCCTTACGTTCTGAGTTCCAACTTAAGGGTTTTTACCAGCTTGTCTACCAGTTCGGTGTGAATGTGGTTTACCCTTTCTCCGGTTAATGTCTGAAAAGCGTGGCGGTAATAGAAACTCAGGGCCATACTGACCCGCTCCCGCCCTGAATCCGCCTGATCCCGATAGCAATCAAACAGTTGATAAGACTCCAGTTCGTTTGGTCGATGCATGGCAATGGCTTTTTCCAGGTCCGCAAACGCGACTTCACTGGGAATATAAACCGACAGGTCACGCTTTACCATGGGGAAACGGTTCCATTGAACAAAGCGTTGAACCGCGTGTGCCGGCATCAGTGAATCCAGCCTGATCTCCATGGCGGGCAGGATTTTTTCCAAGCCTGCGCATCGCATGATTTTTTGCTTCAGGCAACCCATCCATCCCGCCGGTTTATTGCGGATTCGGATTTCAAAAGAGCAACCCGGGTGCAGCCAGGGCAGATTGCTCTGCTTTAGAGAAAATTCCGTTCCCAGCCCCGACAGAAGTGCTTGCATTTCCCCGCGAAACACGAAAAAATCAACCTCTTCGGCCTTGGGATTGCGCCAGGACAGCGGTTCGTGTTCACCCCATGCCGTAGCGGCCAGGGCTTCCTCTTCGCGATAGTCGCTGTCGGAGTAGCGGAAAAAGCGTTTTCCCGTCTCAAACAACTTAACGCCCGGCGCGCCCTGATTGGCGTTTAGAACCGTGGCGCGCAACAGGCCGGGTATAAGCGAATTGCGCAAAACAGCGTAATCCATTCCCAGCGGATTTCGCAGGGCGATAGAGTCCGCGGCAGTGGATTGCGTTTGTGCCATCATCAGGTTGTCTTCCAGGCTCTGAAAAGAGTAATTCAATGCTTGGAAATAGCCGTTGGCAATCAGGTGATGAGCCGCTTTCAGCCGCAGGTTCCGCTGTCTATTCAGAGTGAAATCCTGGTTAACGGTTCGCGGCACGGCCGCTGGTATGCGGTTGTACCCGTAAATGCGTATGATCTCTTCCACAAGATCCTGTTTGCGGGTGATATCGACGCGAAAGGCCGGCACGGTTACGGCCCAGGAATCATTGCTGCTCAAGTCCACCCGGAAACCCAGGCGTTCAAGAATGGCGGCCGCCTCAGTCCGGGGAATTTCTATGCCTGCATAGCAGCTGGGAAAATCAACCGGCATGCGGACAACGGTTTCCTGGAAGCGGCCGGGGTATTCATCGCGATATCCACTGGTAACCACCGGCTTTTCGGACCATGTTTGCATATATCCCAATGCCATGCCAAGGGCATGGGGCGTTGCCGTGATGTCGGTTCCACGCTCAAAACGGTATGACGCGTCGGTTTGCAAGCCCAGTCTTCGGGCCGTACGGCGAATGCGCACGGGGTCGAACCACGCGCTCTCCATGAATACGCTTTGGGTGCGGGCCGTGATTCCGGATTCAATCCCGCCCATGATTCCGGCCAGGGCGACCGGTCGAAGGGCATCCGCGATTACGATATCCTCCGGGTCCAATTGCACTTCCCGCTCATCCAGAAGTCGCAATCGTTCACCGGGTCGTGCCCGCCGAACCCGGATTTGTTTTCCTTCCAGACAATCCAGGTCAAACATGTGCAAGGGATGCCCCATGGCCGCGATCACCAGGTTCGATGCGTCTACAACCTGGTTGATGGGACGCATCCCCAGGGATTCCAGCAAGGTGGCGATTTTTGCGGGAGAAGGCGAAGACGCGATATCGTGAACCACACATCCCGTGTACCTGCGGCAATCCGTTGCGGATTCGATTTGCACTTCGACGGAGTCGCCACCCTCCCCCACCGTTTGCTGCGGATGTGGATATTCCGGAAGATCCAGCTGCAGATGCGGCATGCGCGCATGAATTTCACGCGCAATGCCCAGGTGGGAAAGCCAATCCGGCCGGTTGGGAGTGATCTCTACGTCAAAAGTTGTGGAATGGCTGCCGGAGTGGATTTCAGCCACTTCGATTCCGAGGGAAGCCAGCAACTCCTTGATTTCCGTCACTGGCATGTCTACATCGATGAACTGTTGCAGGAATCGCAGGTTTACGCGCATGGGAATTATCCGAATTGGCGCAAAAAGCGCAGATCGTTTTCAAAAAACATGCGCAGATCCGGAACACCATGTCGCAACATGGCGATGCGGTCCACGCCCATGCCAAAAGCAAAACCGGAAAACACCTCCGGGTCGATACCACAGTTTTCCAAAACCTTGGGATGCACCATACCGCTGCCGAGGATTTCCAACCAACCGGTTCCCTTGCAGATGCGGCATTCGGGATCCCGGCCGAAACACAAGAAACAACTGATATCGATTTCCGCCGAGGGCTCGGTGAACGGGAAATAGCCCGGACGGAACCGGGTGACAATCTCGGAGCCGAAAAAAGCCCGGATAAAGGTTTCAAGAATACCGCGAAGATGGGAAAAATTGACGCCACAATCTACCAGCAAGCCCTCAATCTGGTGGAAAACCGGCGTATGTGTGGCATCCGGTTCATCTTTGCGAAACACTTTACCGGGAAAAATCGCCTTGAAGGGGGGACGTTTTGACTTCATATAACGGATCTGTACCGGAGATGTATGGGTGCGCAAAACCGTATCTTCCCGCCCCTGGATAAAAAAAGTGTCCTGTTCATCCCGGGCGGGGTGGTGAGCGGGGATGTTCAATGCGGTGAAATTGTTGTATTCACTCTCCATCTCCGGTCCCTCCGCCACTTCATACCCCATCTGGATAAAGATATCCTCCAACTCGGTGCGGGTGCGCTCGATCAGGTGAGGCGCGCCGATGGGACGGTAAACAGGCGGTAAAGTCCAATCAACGGTTTTTTCTCGGCCGGTTTTCAAGCGGGCGGAAACCTGATCCAGGTTTTGCGTCACCGTTTGCTTGAAATGGTTGATGAGACGACCGGCTTCGGCTTTCTTTTGCGGCGGTACATCGCGCAACCGCTGCATCAGGAGCGTACAAATCCCCCTGCGGCGGCTGAAGTACTTTTCCTTCAACTCGCGATGCTGCTGCTGAGATTGAACCTGCTCGACCTCCGCTTTGAAAACCTGGATCAGTTCATCAATCTCATGACTGAGTTCCCGGCTCATAGGTACGTTTTGACTTTCTCAACGATACCTGTGAATGTGTCGGGTTCAGTAGCTGCAAGATTGGAGAGCACCTTGCGGTTCAGGCGGATCTGCGCTTTGTCTAAACCATGGATAAATGTAGCGTAATTCAGATCGTGTTGGCGCACGGCGGCATTGATGCGCACGTTCCACAGGCGCCGGAAGTCGCGCTTGCGGTTGCGCCGATCCCGATAGGCATATTGCAGCGAGCGTTCGACAGCCTCGCGTGCTGTGCGATAATTATGGCTCTTGGCTCCAAAAAAGCCACTGGCCAGTTTCAAAATTTTCTTGCGGCGATTCAGTTTTTTATTTCCGCGTGTTACTCTGGGCATCTCATCCTCCGTCTAAGGCTTTTTTCATTTGCCCCATTGCGATTCTTCAGCAGAGAAATCGTCAGCCATAGGGCAAAAGGTTCTTCATCTGCTTGGCTTCTTCCTTGACAACAATGGTGGATTTCCGCAGATTGCGTTTGCGTTTTGCGCTTTTTTTGGTCAGGATATGTGAAGCAAACGCGCGGTTGCGGCGGATCTTACCACTGCCGGTGAACCGGAAACGTTTCCGGGCGCCTCTATGGGTTTTTAGTTTCGGCATCTTTTCCTCCTTTCTTCTTGCCGATCAGTATATGGTTGGAAAACCGTTCTCTCTTGGGCATGGATTCAATCTCGGCAAAGTCCTTGAGGATCTCAAGAATCTTTTCCGTCATGATATGCAGCATTTCCGGTTTGCGTTTCTGGCGGCCACGCAACCACACCGTAATCTTGACTTTATTGCCTTCATCCAGGAATTGCCGGATCTTTTTTAACTTGACTTCGACATCATGCTCCCCGATTACAGGTGTGAACTTGATCTCTTTAACCTGGATTTTTTTCTGCAGTTTCTGGGCTTCATGTGCTTTTTTTTGAATGCTGTACAGGTATTTGCCATAGTCGAGAAGGCGACATACCGGGGGATTCGCATTCGGGGAAATCTCAACCAGGTCCATGCCCTTTTCTTCGGCGATTGCCAATGCTTCACGCATCGGGACAATCCCCAATTGATTCTTTTCTTCATCAATAAGCCGTACTTCCTGGGCACGAATTTCCCGGTTGATACGGTGAGGCCGGATCTTCTGAACAGGTCTTCTAGTGCTGTACCTTCTTCGCAAACGTTTTCTCCTCGATGGCGTTTAAAATTGATTGAACCAGTTTTTCGAGCGCCATCTTACCCTGGTCTCCGCTGCGGTGGATGCGCAGGGAGACGTCCTGGTTCTTTTCCTCTTCATCACCCAGAATAAGGATGTAGGGAATCTTTTCCATTTCAGCGTCACGAATCTTGCGGCCCATACCTTCACTGCGACTCTCCAGACGGGCGCGGATCCCTTTCTTTTGCAGTTCGTTCTGCACCTGCCTGGCGTACGCGGTATTGCGATCGTTGATGGGAATCACGGCAGCCTGAACCGGAGCCAGCCATACCGGGAAATAGCCTGCGTAATTCTCGATCAGGATGCCGAAGAAGCGCTCCAGAGAGCCCAGCAGGGCTCTATGAATCATGATGGGCCTTTCTACCTGCCCGGTTTCACTTGTGTAACGCAAATCAAACCGGCGAGGCATATTGAAATCCACCTGGATGGTGGAACATTGCCATGAACGTTTTAGTACATCCTTGATTTTAATGTCGATCTTGGGTCCGTAGAACACGCCCTCACCCGGATCAACGGTGAATGCGACTCCGGATTCACTCAGGGCCCTTTCCAGTGCGTGCGTGGCCAGGTCCCACTCCTCGGGATCGCCGACAAAGTTTTCCGGGCGGGTGGAAAGAAAAACATCCAGGTCGGTAAAACCGAATGTTCCCAATATGTTCAGGCTGAAACGGATCAGATCCTTTAATTCGTCAAGGATCTGTTCCCGGGTACAGAAAATGTGGGCGTCATCCTGGGTAAAACCGCGCACACGCAGCAATCCGTGTAATACGCCACTGCGCTCATATCGATATACCGTTCCCAGTTCCGCCCAACGCAGGGGCAATTCGCGCCAACTCCGCGTGCGGGATTTAAACACCACCAGGTGAAACGGGCAGTTCATGGGTTTAAGCTGGTATTCGGTGTTGTCGAACTCGATCGGGGTAAACATGTTTTTACTGTAAAACCCCCTGTGTCCACTGGTTTCCCACAATTCACCGCGCGCGATATGCGGCGTATACAGGAGTTCATAGCCGGAACGAATATGTTCTTCCCTCCAGTACTTTTCAACCTCATAGCGAATCATGCCGCCGCGGGGATGCCAAAGCACAAGACCGGCGCCGATCTCATTTTGAATCGAAAACAAATCCAGGTCCCGGCCCAACTTACGGTGATCCCTGGCTTTGGCCTCTTTAAGGAAACACAGATGATCGTCCAGTTGCTCTCTCGTGGGGAATACCACGCCATAGACCCGCTGCATTGAATGGCTGGATTCATCTCCCATCCAGTGTGACGCCGCTACGGACATGAGTTTGAAATGCTTCAGGAATCCCGTAGACGGCAGGTGCGGCCCGCGGCACAGGTCAATGAATTCTCCCTGGCGGTATACGGTTACGCTGTCCCCATCAACCTTTTCATGAATCAGTTCCACTTTCAGCAACTGCCCCATTTGCGAAAAGAGCTCCAGGGCAGCCTTCTTGGATAGTATTTCACGCTTGATGGAGAGGTTCTGTTTAACCAGGTGAGCCATGCGGCGGGATATTTTTTCCAGATCCCCCGGGGTAAACGGCTCTTTAACTAAAAAATCGTAATAAAACCCGCTGTCAACCGCGGGTCCGATGCCGTATTGGGCATCGGGGAATAATTCGAACACGGCATGGGCCAGCAGATGCGCGCAAGAGTGCCGGAACACATCCAGGGCATCCGCATGCTTCGGATATACAAATTCATATCGATCCGCCTCGACGGTTGCAGCTCCAAGATCGGTCAACTCGCCGTTCAGGCGCATCAAAACAGGCTTGCCGTTTTTGTTACTCATGGTTGGTCCGGGAGGGGGATGGTAGGCGCGGGCGGGCTCGAACCGCCGACCTCTACCGTGTCAAGGTAGCACTCTAACCAGAACTGAGCTACGCGCCTGAACCACAAATTCCACAGCTGGTTAATCCAACTGGATTTTCAGCTTTTTGCCGGGAATGAACTTAGCGACCCGCCGCGCCGGGATTTCAATAGTCTCCCCGGTTCGTGGATTCCGGCCCTTCTTGCGTTTTTTCATCGTGGATTTAAATGTACCGAATCCCACGATGGTCAATTTCCCGTTTTCCCGCTTCATCTGGTCGATTACGATTTCCACCAAATTGTCTATAATGGTTAAGGCATCGTTTTTGGTGAATTCGGTATTATTGACCATAGCGGCCGCCAATTCATTCTTGTTCATAAACAATCCTCCTCTTGACGCTCGTAAATGTACATGATATCCCCTGCAAAGTCAATACTGACGGGCAAAAAAGCCACGTGACCGCGCCGCCTCACGGGTTGCTGCAGACACACGGATCCGTAGGTGTCTCAGATGCGCAGAAGGCTCCCCTTGGCCATGATATCTCGTTGGACCCTTGAGAGTTGAGGGAGGGAAAAGCATTCCTGGGTGTCCTCTACTGTCACCTTCCCGGTATCCAGGTTCACGTGAATGGGTTTTAAATGCGTCCAACCGCCGTTTTTCACCAATTCCCCGGCTTGTGGTAATTCAATGATGGGCATGCCGGAATTGATGGCGTTGCGTTTGTAAATGGCCCCGAATGACTCAGCGATAATCAGTCGTATGCCCAGGGCGCGAAAACAATCCACTGCATGCTGGCGCGACGATCCCGATCCGAAGTTCGCGCCGGCCACCACGACATCACCTTTCTGAACCAGTTCCGGGAAACGGGTCCAACCCTCCAGGTTACCCAGGGCATAACGACCCATCTCGTCCACTTCCGTGATATGCAGATGCTGGTTGTGAAAAATCTGATCCGTGTCGATATCCGGAATCAACCTTCCCTGCGCAGAGGTCAACAGGATCAGCCGGCCGGCAAATTGACGTTCAGACATGCGCTAGCCCTCCTTTGCGGTCAATCTTCCTTTCATCACCGACCAAGCCACAACTTCGGGAGAAGTCAGGTAGTTGAATCCGTCACCCTGTTTACCCGGGAAATTGCGGTTGCCGGTGGACAGCATGACCTCATTGCGCCCGGTCATACCGATATGACCCTGGGCGCAGCCGCCGCATCCCGGATTGGATATGATCGCGCCGGCATCAAACAGGTCATTCAACATGCCCCGGTCCATGGCCGCTTTGTAAACCCGTTGCGTGCTCGGCACAATCGCCAGTCGCGTTCCCGGGGCGATTTTGCGCCCTTTCAGAATTTTCCAGGCGGCCTCGATATCGCTGAGCCGCCCATTGGTGCAGGATCCGATAAACCCAAAATCCACTTTGACGTCGCTCAGCTCCGAAACCTTGCAAACATTGTGTGGAACCGGCGGTGCCGCCACCATGGCTTCAATATCAGAGACATCGACAACAATCTCTTCATCATATGTCGCGTCGGGGTCGGCACGAACTTCACCGGGACAATCCCCCATCCCGTTCATGGCCGGAATCTGATCCATGGTGTGGTTGTTAAAGGGAATAAAGCCCACGATTCCACCCATTTCCGTGATCATGCTTAACAAGGTGATGCGACCAGGCAGATCCAGTTTCTCTACAGCCTCGCCCACGAATTCAACCGCGCAACCCAACACGCGGTCGGTTTTCAGTTCGCCCAATATCCACAGCGCCAGGTCTTTACCGTTGATTGGTACTCGGGGCTTTCCCTGTATGCGAACCAATCTGGTGCGGGGGACTTCAAACCAGGTGCGCCCCCTGCGGAACCCAAAGGCGATATCCACATCCCCCATCCCCTGGCCGAAACAGTTCACGGCTCCGAGAATGTTCATGTGGCTGTCCGTACCCACCACAATTGTACCCGGCAGGGCGATTCCCTCTTCCATCATGGTATGGGTACCGATGCCGCGCTCCACGTCAAAAACGCGGATTCCCTGCTCCCGGGCGAATTCCCTGCAGATCTGCTGGTTATTCGCATACTGGATGGTTTTGGGCGGAACCGTCAAGTCAAAAGTAAACAACACCCGCTCCCGGTCCACCACCGGGGCATCTCCATAGTGACTTCGGTAGTTTTTGACCACATTCGGCCCGGCAAAATCCCGGGCGGAAATCACGTCCAGGTCGATCCAGACAATCTTTCCCGGCGCTACCTCTTCCTGGGTATGCCGAGCAAAAATCTTTTCAATAACCGTTTTTCCGCTCATTGCAGTTTCCTTTTCACATCGATCATAACCAACCTGGAGATCTGTTTCAGGGTATCGATCACCCCATCTCCCTTTGTGGCGACGGCTTCCGTTACGGGTTCCCCTTTTTTGCGCAACACCGGAATCAACTCATCGGCTGGAGTGATATTGGGCAAGTCCCGTTTATTCAGTTGCAATACATAAGGCATCTGGTCGAAATTCAATTTGTATTCACGCAGGTTTTCCATCATGTCCTCAAGGCTCTCGATGTTGGCTTCAAAACGCTCGCGCTGTGAATCAGCCACAAACACCAGTCCGTCCACACCCTTGAGAATCAGCTTTCGGGAGCTGCTGTAATAGATTTGTCCCGGCACGGTATACAGATGGAATTTGACCTTGTAGCCTTTGATTTGACCAAGATCCAGGGGAAAAAAATCAAAAAACAGGGTTCGCTCGGTTTCAGTGGCCAAGCTGACCAGCTTGCCTTTGTTATCACTCTTGATTTTCTCGTATATGTATTTGATGTTGGTGGTTTTTCCACTGAGCCCCGGCCCGTAGTAGACGATCTTAAAGTTGATCTCGCGAGTGGAATAGTTTAAAAATGACAATATCAGTCTCCAAATATCTCGTCAATGTCTGCGTCCGTAACCCCTTCAAAGGGAGAAATATCATCTTTGAAAACGTTTGACTTCAATTTTTGATTAATGGTTTGAAATACTCCGGCCAGCTCCGACGTGGCGTTTTTCACCCGGAAACGTACCAGGCCCAGGTTGGATTCCCTGCGAAAGATGTTGATCAACATGGTGCGTTCATTGATCAGTGACACGTAGAGGCTCTTGGTATCGGATTCAGTCAACACACTGGTGAATTTGTCGATCTGCAGCATCTGGGCGATACTGTTGACGGCCGATATGCTACCGGCGATCAACGAAGAGATGGAATTCAAATAGGAGTCATCCAGATCGCCGGTGGAGGCGATGCAGTGGCCCTCGGAATCGGTAATAAAAACGATCTCTGACCCCGAATTTTCTTTGAGCTCATCAAGGATCTTTTTGATCAACACATATTCTTCGTTGTATATGACAAAGTTTTCCTGCATGGTCTAACCATTATGAAACGCCTCAAATCGCTTGTCAACCATATCATTCAACATCCCTGCGTCCCTCCATGGAACGGGCGATGGTCAACGCATCCACGTAGTCCATGTCCGCGCCCACGGGCAAACCCAGGGCGATGCGGGTAATGCGCAACCCATTGGACTTGAGTTGTTCACTCAGGTAGTGTGCGGTTGCATTGCCTTCAGTGGTTGGACTGGTAGCCAGAATGACCTCGCGAACGCCACCGGAAGCGACACGTTGTACCAGTTCCGGGATCTTTAACTCATCCGGACCCACACCCTGCACCGGTGACAGATTCCCATGCAATACATGGTACAACCCATGGTAGAGATGGGTTTTTTCAATTGAAAGGATGTTGAACGGTTCTTCCACTACGCAGATCAAACCCCTGTCCCGGCGATGATCACGACAGATTTCACAGGTTTCTTCCGTGGTCAAGGTGCGGCATTGGGAACAGAAACGCACACTTTTGCGCGCCTCGAGAATGACGCGCGCCAATTCCTGGGATTTCTCGGGGTCCGATTTCAAAAGATAAAAACCGATGCGCTGGGCGGATTTACGCCCGATTCCCGGCAACCGGCTCAACACGGTAAGCAACCGTTCCAATGGCGGGGAAAAACCGTTCATGTATTGCTCCCCAAGCACCTAAAAGGGCAGACCACCGGGGATACCCGGGATGCCCATGCCGCCCATTTGATTCTCAATCTCACTGTCCACCTTGGCCTGAGCATCGTTAACGGCCGCAATAATGAGGTCCTGAAGCATTTCCACATCTTCGGGATCCACCACTTCCGGAGCGATGCGCAAGGATGTAATGGCTTTGTGACCGTTCATGTGCACCTGCACCATTCCACCACCCGCATTCCCCTCAACATCAAGAGCGTTCTTTTTCTCCTGTACTTCCTGAGCCATGCTCTGAGCCATCTGTATCATCTGGTTGATGTTCGGAATCTTGGCCATCTCCTCCTCCTTGAATCTTGTCGACGCTGATCATCTGCGCCCGGATCTGTTCCGCCAGGTCCTTGATATTGCGATCACTGCGCATCTCTTTCTCGACTTCCGCGCGGGTGTCGCGGCCCACGTCCACCAGAATGGGGAGGCGGCGGCGGTAGCGTTTGGCCAACGAGCGTTCGAGTACTTCGAGGTTGTCGTCAAGTACGGATTTCACATGGCCGTTGCCGCCGTCCACCACAACGCGGACGCGGTTGCCATCACACTCTACACTCGCCGCACGAATATGGGACGCCAGCCGGGGATTGTTTCTTTCCAGGTCTTCAATCCACCAGACGCGTATGGTCTCTGCGCTGATATCAGGTACGTCCGCCTGGGGCTCTGCTTTTTTATCCCCTGAGAAACCGTTTCCGGCTTTTGCGGGCGGCAGATCGGAAATAACTGAGTGGACAGGAGTTTCCCCTATCGATGCCTGCGTGTTCATTGCCCGAATGGCTTCTTCAATGGCAACAAGATCCGGGAAGTAAGAAAGCTTTAAAAACAGGTATTCCAGAATGATGCGCGGATTTTCCGTGTGCCGCACGGTCATTTCCATTTCCTTGGCGGCTTGAAAATAGCGCAAAAGTTCTTCTTCTTTAACAGCCGCGAGGATTTCACGAATCCGTGTCAGGTTCTCCGGATTGAGATTGTGCAAACTGCCCGGGTCCTCCATGCTGTGGACCACGATCAGGTCCCGCAGAAACTTCAGGTATTCCCCGTAGAAAAAGCGCAAATCGGCGCCACGCTCCACCAGCTCCTGCACGGACAGGATAATGTCCTTGCGACGGCGTTGCAACACGGCTTCGGTCAAGCGGATAAACAGTTCTTCTTCGATCACCCCCAGGATATCGACCACATCCTCGTCGCGCACATCTCCGTTGGACAAGGCTAT is a window of Candidatus Aminicenantes bacterium DNA encoding:
- a CDS encoding 3-isopropylmalate dehydratase large subunit, whose amino-acid sequence is MSGKTVIEKIFARHTQEEVAPGKIVWIDLDVISARDFAGPNVVKNYRSHYGDAPVVDRERVLFTFDLTVPPKTIQYANNQQICREFAREQGIRVFDVERGIGTHTMMEEGIALPGTIVVGTDSHMNILGAVNCFGQGMGDVDIAFGFRRGRTWFEVPRTRLVRIQGKPRVPINGKDLALWILGELKTDRVLGCAVEFVGEAVEKLDLPGRITLLSMITEMGGIVGFIPFNNHTMDQIPAMNGMGDCPGEVRADPDATYDEEIVVDVSDIEAMVAAPPVPHNVCKVSELSDVKVDFGFIGSCTNGRLSDIEAAWKILKGRKIAPGTRLAIVPSTQRVYKAAMDRGMLNDLFDAGAIISNPGCGGCAQGHIGMTGRNEVMLSTGNRNFPGKQGDGFNYLTSPEVVAWSVMKGRLTAKEG
- a CDS encoding HU family DNA-binding protein, which codes for MNKNELAAAMVNNTEFTKNDALTIIDNLVEIVIDQMKRENGKLTIVGFGTFKSTMKKRKKGRNPRTGETIEIPARRVAKFIPGKKLKIQLD
- a CDS encoding roadblock/LC7 domain-containing protein; the protein is MQENFVIYNEEYVLIKKILDELKENSGSEIVFITDSEGHCIASTGDLDDSYLNSISSLIAGSISAVNSIAQMLQIDKFTSVLTESDTKSLYVSLINERTMLINIFRRESNLGLVRFRVKNATSELAGVFQTINQKLKSNVFKDDISPFEGVTDADIDEIFGD
- the thrS gene encoding threonine--tRNA ligase; protein product: MSNKNGKPVLMRLNGELTDLGAATVEADRYEFVYPKHADALDVFRHSCAHLLAHAVFELFPDAQYGIGPAVDSGFYYDFLVKEPFTPGDLEKISRRMAHLVKQNLSIKREILSKKAALELFSQMGQLLKVELIHEKVDGDSVTVYRQGEFIDLCRGPHLPSTGFLKHFKLMSVAASHWMGDESSHSMQRVYGVVFPTREQLDDHLCFLKEAKARDHRKLGRDLDLFSIQNEIGAGLVLWHPRGGMIRYEVEKYWREEHIRSGYELLYTPHIARGELWETSGHRGFYSKNMFTPIEFDNTEYQLKPMNCPFHLVVFKSRTRSWRELPLRWAELGTVYRYERSGVLHGLLRVRGFTQDDAHIFCTREQILDELKDLIRFSLNILGTFGFTDLDVFLSTRPENFVGDPEEWDLATHALERALSESGVAFTVDPGEGVFYGPKIDIKIKDVLKRSWQCSTIQVDFNMPRRFDLRYTSETGQVERPIMIHRALLGSLERFFGILIENYAGYFPVWLAPVQAAVIPINDRNTAYARQVQNELQKKGIRARLESRSEGMGRKIRDAEMEKIPYILILGDEEEKNQDVSLRIHRSGDQGKMALEKLVQSILNAIEEKTFAKKVQH
- a CDS encoding 3-isopropylmalate dehydratase, whose translation is MSERQFAGRLILLTSAQGRLIPDIDTDQIFHNQHLHITEVDEMGRYALGNLEGWTRFPELVQKGDVVVAGANFGSGSSRQHAVDCFRALGIRLIIAESFGAIYKRNAINSGMPIIELPQAGELVKNGGWTHLKPIHVNLDTGKVTVEDTQECFSLPQLSRVQRDIMAKGSLLRI
- a CDS encoding gliding-motility protein MglA — protein: MSFLNYSTREINFKIVYYGPGLSGKTTNIKYIYEKIKSDNKGKLVSLATETERTLFFDFFPLDLGQIKGYKVKFHLYTVPGQIYYSSSRKLILKGVDGLVFVADSQRERFEANIESLEDMMENLREYKLNFDQMPYVLQLNKRDLPNITPADELIPVLRKKGEPVTEAVATKGDGVIDTLKQISRLVMIDVKRKLQ
- a CDS encoding translation initiation factor IF-3, translating into MRPHRINREIRAQEVRLIDEEKNQLGIVPMREALAIAEEKGMDLVEISPNANPPVCRLLDYGKYLYSIQKKAHEAQKLQKKIQVKEIKFTPVIGEHDVEVKLKKIRQFLDEGNKVKITVWLRGRQKRKPEMLHIMTEKILEILKDFAEIESMPKRERFSNHILIGKKKGGKDAETKNP